From Deltaproteobacteria bacterium, a single genomic window includes:
- a CDS encoding 2-hydroxyacyl-CoA dehydratase, with translation MRERSIAWIVKRPFVYDLLRLPLRLYYSRDDNPAFRIWVSFLLHTYRGAFGRARPVIWSSAFVPSELVYGLGGVPVHPEILASLMAYFNISGRFLEKGDSRISTDLCSFYRIALGMAMADLLPRPDVLISSSNLCDGSNKFFGYLGRLYGVPHFFLDVPYHDGCQGRRYLLDQLQGLIESVQGITGIPWTRERIQTIVRLSNQARVYLLRVNQLRRSRPAPFPASEALSYGAGMIFSSFGTAQGVAFHRALYRFVRQRVDRGRGYLPEERHRLLWLHHIRPYYPNDIFEVLSRKGAAVAFEEVSHVYWPPLREEAILEGLCDKMASSFSNGPLERRVEKALEM, from the coding sequence GTGAGAGAACGCTCAATCGCCTGGATAGTCAAGAGGCCTTTCGTATACGATCTGTTGAGACTCCCTCTGCGCCTCTATTATAGCAGGGATGATAACCCCGCTTTCAGAATCTGGGTTTCCTTTCTGCTCCATACTTACAGAGGGGCTTTCGGCCGAGCCAGGCCGGTGATCTGGTCGAGTGCTTTCGTGCCGAGCGAATTGGTCTACGGCCTGGGCGGCGTCCCGGTTCACCCTGAGATCCTCGCCTCACTGATGGCATACTTCAACATAAGCGGCAGGTTTCTGGAAAAGGGAGACTCGAGGATCTCCACAGACCTCTGTTCCTTCTATCGGATCGCCCTCGGAATGGCCATGGCCGATCTCCTCCCCAGACCGGACGTTCTCATCAGCTCCTCCAACCTCTGTGACGGGAGCAACAAGTTCTTCGGCTATCTCGGGCGGCTGTATGGGGTTCCCCACTTCTTCCTCGATGTTCCATACCATGACGGATGTCAAGGCCGGCGGTATCTCCTGGACCAGCTTCAGGGCCTGATCGAGAGTGTTCAAGGCATAACCGGGATTCCATGGACGAGAGAGAGGATCCAGACCATTGTGAGGCTGTCCAACCAGGCTCGGGTTTACCTCCTGCGGGTCAACCAACTCCGCAGATCCCGGCCCGCTCCGTTTCCGGCGAGCGAGGCTCTCTCCTATGGAGCCGGAATGATCTTCTCTTCTTTCGGGACAGCTCAGGGTGTCGCCTTCCATCGGGCCCTTTACAGATTCGTTCGACAGAGGGTAGACCGGGGCAGAGGTTATTTGCCCGAGGAGAGACATCGCCTCCTCTGGCTTCATCACATCAGGCCTTACTATCCGAACGATATCTTCGAGGTTCTCAGCCGGAAAGGTGCTGCTGTCGCCTTTGAAGAGGTAAGCCACGTCTACTGGCCTCCCCTCCGGGAAGAGGCTATCCTGGAGGGTCTCTGTGACAAGATGGCCTCCAGTTTCTCGAACGGCCCACTGGAGCGGCGGGTGGAGAAGGCTTTGGAAATG
- a CDS encoding 2-hydroxyacyl-CoA dehydratase, with protein sequence MTGESTFLRDLEDTIRSFRTGLSAGGAPVVGWCCSYVPVELLESAGLTPLRLLPTPPAEMGDAHLDPNFCPYVRAIMGEGAAGAYTFLSGLVIMNTCDGMRRLYDAWSHFQGPPFVHLMDLPRTTTRSALAYFREEICRLAERISHHFGVSISPSRMDLSFEASNRTRNLLRQVDDLMAQGRLDLSGQEFCELSRAGGLLPRQGFDTLLQNVIERSGPGQRKQGIPLLLTGSMLENPELVSIVETWGGTVVAYDLCVTGRHAQEAIPLTDDPWTSLARHYLLRPPCARMQETQRRLDLLLNLVRSYRVKGVIYYTLKFCDTFLYEAPVVKGALESMGIPMLMIESEYRKGLGGGVQTRIQAFLEMLSGGDRGPRGEGDL encoded by the coding sequence ATGACCGGGGAGAGTACCTTTCTCAGAGACCTTGAGGATACCATCCGGTCCTTCAGGACCGGCCTCTCAGCCGGCGGTGCTCCGGTGGTCGGATGGTGCTGCAGCTATGTACCGGTTGAACTGCTCGAGAGTGCGGGTCTCACTCCCCTTAGGCTCCTCCCCACTCCTCCGGCAGAAATGGGGGATGCCCATCTCGATCCGAATTTCTGCCCTTATGTGAGGGCCATCATGGGAGAAGGTGCGGCCGGGGCCTATACCTTTCTCTCTGGTCTGGTGATTATGAACACATGCGACGGCATGCGGCGCCTCTACGACGCGTGGTCCCACTTTCAGGGTCCTCCTTTTGTCCATCTCATGGACCTGCCCAGGACCACCACCCGGTCAGCCCTCGCCTATTTCCGAGAGGAGATTTGCAGGCTGGCGGAGCGGATCTCACACCACTTTGGAGTCTCCATTTCACCTTCCAGAATGGATCTCTCCTTTGAGGCTTCAAACAGGACCCGGAACTTGCTGCGGCAGGTGGACGATCTCATGGCTCAGGGCAGACTCGATCTTTCGGGTCAGGAGTTTTGTGAGCTCTCCAGGGCTGGCGGGCTTCTTCCCCGGCAAGGTTTTGACACTCTGTTGCAGAACGTGATTGAGAGGTCCGGCCCGGGCCAGAGGAAGCAGGGAATCCCGCTACTCTTGACGGGTTCCATGCTTGAAAACCCGGAGTTGGTATCCATTGTCGAAACATGGGGAGGCACGGTGGTGGCCTACGATCTATGTGTCACGGGCAGGCACGCCCAGGAGGCGATTCCCTTGACAGATGACCCCTGGACATCTCTTGCTCGTCACTATCTGCTCCGTCCCCCATGCGCCCGGATGCAGGAAACCCAGAGAAGACTCGACCTCCTGTTGAACCTGGTACGATCCTATCGAGTCAAGGGGGTAATCTACTATACCCTAAAGTTCTGTGACACCTTTCTCTACGAAGCCCCGGTTGTAAAGGGAGCCCTCGAATCCATGGGAATCCCCATGCTCATGATCGAGAGTGAATACCGGAAAGGGCTGGGAGGCGGAGTCCAGACCAGAATTCAGGCTTTTCTGGAGATGCTTTCCGGCGGGGACAGGGGCCCGCGAGGGGAGGGAGACCTGTGA